GGGTTATACAGGAAGTTACGAATCTGTGAATCTAATTGTACGAAACTTCCGTAGAGAATACGAGGCAAGGGGCGGGCAAGTTTTTATTCCATTAAATTTTGAAGCTGGTCAGGCGTTTCAGTTTGATTGGGGAGAGGAAGAAATATGTTTAAATGGGGAGGTTACTAGAGTTAAAGCAGCGAGAATAAAGCTATGCTATAGTCGTTATTCTTTGGTAGTGGTTTATCCTAATGAGCAGCTGGAAATGGTTATGGATGCCCATGATCAAGCTTTCAAGTTTTTTGCTGGTTGTTGTAAGAATGGTATTTATGACAATATGAAGACGGCTGTCAAAAAAATATTGATTGGCAAGGATCGTATCTTTAACGAGAAGTTTATCCAAATGGTCTCTCACCATTTATTTGAGCCACTTGCCTGTACTCCAGCATCAGGATGGGAGAAAGGACAGGTTGAGAAACAAGTAGGAGACACTAGACGTAACTTTTTTACTCCAATATTGAAAGGAGATAGTTATGAAGCTATTAACATTCAGCTAAGAGAGATGTCTATAGAGTGGGCTAAAACTAAAAGACATCCTGAATTTACAGAAAGAACGATTCTAGAAATATATGAGGAAGAGAAGGCATATTTAATAGGATATAGAGGGCAGTTTACCGGTTATAGATTACATCCAACGACCGTATCACCTTTGAGTTTAATACAATACGACAGCAATATGTATAGTGTTCCGTGTGAATATGTGGGACTTAGCGTACAGATTAAAT
Above is a genomic segment from Candidatus Tisiphia endosymbiont of Nedyus quadrimaculatus containing:
- the istA gene encoding IS21 family transposase translates to MNLIVRNFRREYEARGGQVFIPLNFEAGQAFQFDWGEEEICLNGEVTRVKAARIKLCYSRYSLVVVYPNEQLEMVMDAHDQAFKFFAGCCKNGIYDNMKTAVKKILIGKDRIFNEKFIQMVSHHLFEPLACTPASGWEKGQVEKQVGDTRRNFFTPILKGDSYEAINIQLREMSIEWAKTKRHPEFTERTILEIYEEEKAYLIGYRGQFTGYRLHPTTVSPLSLIQYDSNMYSVPCEYVGLSVQIKSYAWQIVILHESKIIAEHVRSFKRYQKNYNPWHYIAALERKPGALRNGGPFKELMSLLPEIFGKLRNKLETYKDGDKQFIDILLLVNKYGLEKVTNACNLTIAAGGCSSKLVEQYLLQPAMKLDIQETEFIQLKNPPDADCSIYSKLHLTTEVN